The Planococcus versutus genome contains a region encoding:
- a CDS encoding acyl-CoA dehydrogenase, whose amino-acid sequence MNFQLSEEHEMIRKMVRDFANKEVAPTAEERDEEERFDREIFDKMAELGLTGIPWPEEYGGIGSDYLAYCIAVEELSRVCASTGVTLSAHTSLAGWPVYTFGTEEQKQKYLRPMAEGTKIGAYGLTEPSAGSDAGSMRTSAREDGDHYVLNGSKIFITNGGIADIYVVFAVTDPESKHKGTTAFIVEKDFEGFSVGKKERKLGIRSSPTTEIIFDNCRVPKENVLGELGQGFKIAMQTLDGGRNGIAAQAVGIAQGALDASIDYAKEREQFGKPILVNQGVSFKLADMATSIEASRLLTYQAAWLESNKMSYSKESAMAKLMAGDTAMKVTVEAVQVFGGYGYTKDYPVERYMRDAKITQIYEGTQEVQRLVISRMVTK is encoded by the coding sequence ATGAATTTCCAACTATCTGAAGAACATGAAATGATCCGCAAAATGGTAAGAGATTTCGCCAACAAAGAAGTAGCACCAACAGCAGAAGAGCGTGACGAAGAAGAGCGTTTTGATCGTGAAATTTTCGATAAAATGGCCGAACTTGGACTCACCGGAATTCCATGGCCAGAAGAATACGGCGGCATCGGCTCGGATTATTTAGCATATTGTATCGCAGTTGAAGAATTATCACGCGTGTGTGCATCAACAGGCGTTACTCTTTCAGCACACACGTCACTTGCTGGATGGCCCGTATACACATTCGGAACAGAAGAACAAAAGCAAAAATACCTTCGTCCAATGGCGGAAGGAACAAAAATCGGCGCATACGGTTTAACAGAACCATCTGCAGGATCTGATGCAGGATCTATGCGTACATCCGCAAGAGAAGATGGCGATCATTACGTACTAAACGGTTCGAAAATTTTTATTACAAACGGTGGCATTGCAGATATTTATGTCGTTTTCGCAGTGACGGATCCAGAATCAAAACACAAAGGAACAACTGCATTTATCGTTGAAAAAGACTTTGAAGGCTTTTCGGTTGGTAAAAAAGAACGCAAGCTAGGGATTCGTTCAAGTCCAACAACGGAAATTATCTTCGATAATTGCCGCGTGCCAAAAGAAAACGTCTTAGGTGAACTGGGTCAAGGCTTTAAAATTGCTATGCAAACACTTGATGGTGGACGTAACGGAATTGCAGCTCAAGCAGTCGGAATCGCACAAGGTGCACTTGATGCATCAATCGATTACGCGAAAGAGCGTGAGCAATTCGGTAAGCCAATCTTGGTGAACCAAGGAGTCTCGTTTAAATTAGCAGACATGGCAACTTCAATCGAAGCTTCTCGCTTGTTAACTTATCAAGCTGCATGGCTTGAATCGAACAAAATGTCTTATAGTAAAGAATCAGCTATGGCAAAATTGATGGCTGGCGACACAGCGATGAAAGTGACCGTTGAAGCTGTACAAGTATTCGGTGGTTACGGTTATACGAAAGATTACCCAGTGGAGCGTTATATGCGCGACGCGAAAATCACGCAAATTTATGAAGGTACGCAAGAAGTTCAACGTTTGGTTATTTCTCGGATGGTTACGAAATAA
- a CDS encoding CTP synthase translates to MTKYIFVTGGVVSSLGKGITAASLGRLLKNRGLNVTIQKFDPYINIDPGTMSPYQHGEVFVTDDGAETDLDLGHYERFIDINLNKYSNVTTGKVYSTVIQKERRGDYLGGTVQVIPHITNEIKDRLLRAAKTANADVVITEIGGTVGDIESLPFLEAIRQMKSDLGREEVMYIHCTLIPYLGAAKEMKTKPTQHSVKELRGLGIQPNLIVVRTEHPVPQDMKDKIALFCDIKPEEVIESRDVDVIYEMPLRLQEQHMDQIVLDHFKIDAPEADMTDWKALVEKVQSLTKSVRIGLVGKYVELQDAYISVVEALKHAGFAFDSEIAVDWINAEHVTADNVAELLKDCDGILVPGGFGDRGVEGKIAATQYARENKVPFFGICLGMQLASVEFARNIMKFEDAHSSELNARTPYPVIDLLPEQKDIEDLGGTLRLGLYPAKLEKGSRAHEAYGEELVYERHRHRYEFNNEYREAFEKAGFKFTGTSPDGRLVEIIEVTDHPWFVACQFHPEFISRPNRPQPLFREFIKASIANK, encoded by the coding sequence GTGACAAAGTATATTTTTGTAACCGGTGGCGTTGTTTCATCACTAGGTAAAGGCATTACAGCTGCATCTTTAGGGCGATTATTGAAGAACAGAGGATTAAACGTAACGATTCAAAAATTCGATCCGTACATTAATATTGACCCAGGAACAATGAGTCCATATCAGCACGGGGAAGTTTTCGTAACAGATGATGGCGCAGAAACCGATTTGGATCTTGGTCATTACGAGCGGTTTATCGATATTAACTTAAACAAATACTCAAACGTAACAACAGGGAAAGTATATTCGACGGTGATTCAAAAAGAACGACGCGGTGATTATTTGGGTGGAACGGTCCAAGTTATTCCACACATCACAAATGAAATCAAAGATCGCTTGTTGCGCGCTGCGAAAACAGCGAATGCAGATGTAGTGATTACCGAAATCGGTGGAACCGTTGGCGACATCGAGTCATTGCCGTTCTTAGAAGCGATTCGTCAAATGAAATCAGACCTTGGTCGCGAAGAAGTTATGTACATCCACTGCACGTTAATTCCATACTTGGGCGCAGCAAAAGAAATGAAAACAAAACCGACACAACATAGTGTGAAAGAGCTTCGGGGTCTTGGAATTCAACCGAACCTAATTGTTGTGCGCACAGAACATCCCGTACCACAAGACATGAAAGACAAAATTGCGCTATTTTGCGACATTAAGCCAGAAGAAGTAATCGAATCACGCGATGTAGACGTAATTTACGAAATGCCGCTTCGTTTGCAAGAGCAGCACATGGACCAAATTGTTTTAGATCATTTTAAAATCGATGCCCCTGAAGCGGATATGACGGATTGGAAAGCGCTTGTTGAAAAAGTGCAATCTCTTACAAAGAGCGTTCGTATTGGACTTGTTGGTAAATACGTAGAATTGCAAGATGCTTATATCTCTGTAGTAGAAGCGCTAAAACATGCCGGCTTTGCATTCGATTCTGAAATCGCAGTAGACTGGATCAACGCGGAGCACGTCACTGCTGACAACGTAGCAGAATTGTTGAAAGACTGTGACGGCATTTTGGTGCCAGGTGGATTTGGTGATCGTGGCGTCGAAGGGAAAATTGCTGCCACTCAGTATGCACGCGAAAACAAGGTGCCATTCTTTGGTATTTGCTTAGGCATGCAATTGGCTTCTGTAGAATTTGCTCGCAACATCATGAAATTTGAAGATGCACATTCATCTGAACTAAATGCTAGAACGCCGTATCCAGTAATCGATTTATTACCAGAACAAAAAGACATTGAGGATTTAGGCGGAACGCTTCGTCTTGGATTATATCCTGCGAAACTTGAAAAAGGGTCAAGAGCCCACGAAGCATATGGTGAAGAGCTAGTATACGAAAGACACCGTCATCGTTATGAGTTTAACAATGAATACCGTGAAGCATTCGAAAAAGCTGGATTTAAATTTACAGGCACGAGCCCAGATGGTCGCTTAGTGGAAATTATTGAAGTAACTGACCACCCATGGTTTGTTGCTTGTCAATTCCACCCGGAGTTTATTTCACGTCCAAATCGACCACAGCCGTTGTTCCGCGAGTTTATTAAAGCGTCTATTGCTAACAAATAA
- the rpoE gene encoding DNA-directed RNA polymerase subunit delta — translation MKIRELSKEELIEESFVDLTYAMLEETHETKTYAELVAEIEKLLGLAKEDMKNRLVQFYTDLNIDGRFLILGENRWGLREWYPVDQIEEESAPTVKARKKKAKVADDEGFDDLDELALEDELEFEDFGEDDEDDDEDEVVKSPVEILDFDADDDKEDEDVLVEDMDGNIIDEEDDDEDEDEDDLK, via the coding sequence ATGAAAATTCGTGAATTATCTAAAGAAGAGCTAATAGAAGAGTCATTTGTTGACTTGACATATGCAATGTTGGAAGAAACACATGAAACAAAAACGTATGCAGAATTAGTTGCAGAAATTGAGAAATTATTAGGACTAGCAAAAGAAGATATGAAAAATCGGTTAGTTCAATTCTATACAGACTTGAACATTGATGGCCGTTTTTTAATCTTAGGCGAAAACCGTTGGGGTCTACGCGAGTGGTACCCGGTTGATCAGATTGAAGAAGAGTCCGCACCAACTGTGAAAGCGCGTAAGAAAAAAGCGAAAGTTGCAGATGATGAAGGTTTTGACGATTTGGATGAGTTAGCGTTAGAAGACGAATTGGAATTTGAAGATTTCGGTGAAGACGATGAAGACGACGACGAAGATGAAGTGGTTAAATCACCTGTTGAAATTCTTGATTTTGATGCGGATGATGACAAAGAAGACGAAGATGTACTCGTCGAAGACATGGATGGCAATATCATCGATGAAGAAGACGACGACGAAGATGAAGATGAGGACGACTTGAAGTAA
- a CDS encoding TetR/AcrR family transcriptional regulator, with translation MNKKREIETSVKDESLIEKRREQMIRGAVTLFKEKGFHRTTTREIAKAAGFSIGTLYEYIRTKEDVLYLVCDAIYDEVHARLDHLDLERGSISVLTMAIEHYYTLIDDMQDEFVVMYQESKALPKDALRYVLKKELEMVAIFERLLSQCVENGEIQMTPKEVRMASHHLFVQGQMWAFRRWALDNFTIQEFIDIQTRFLLQGMAGEKISVQGAKT, from the coding sequence ATGAACAAAAAGCGTGAAATTGAGACTTCCGTAAAAGATGAAAGCTTGATCGAAAAGCGCCGCGAACAAATGATTCGCGGTGCTGTCACGCTTTTTAAAGAAAAAGGCTTTCACCGGACGACGACAAGAGAAATTGCAAAAGCTGCCGGTTTTAGCATCGGCACTTTATATGAATACATTCGAACAAAAGAAGATGTGCTTTATCTTGTCTGTGACGCTATTTATGACGAAGTTCACGCGCGTCTTGACCATCTTGACTTGGAACGCGGCTCTATTAGCGTCTTGACTATGGCAATTGAGCATTACTATACATTAATCGATGATATGCAAGATGAGTTTGTGGTCATGTATCAAGAATCCAAAGCATTGCCAAAAGACGCATTGCGATATGTGTTGAAAAAAGAACTTGAAATGGTCGCGATTTTCGAACGGTTGCTATCACAATGTGTTGAAAATGGTGAAATTCAAATGACTCCAAAAGAAGTAAGAATGGCTTCTCATCATTTGTTTGTTCAAGGTCAAATGTGGGCATTTAGACGATGGGCATTAGACAACTTCACGATTCAAGAATTTATCGATATCCAAACTCGATTTCTTTTGCAAGGGATGGCAGGAGAAAAAATCTCAGTACAGGGGGCTAAAACATAA